One region of Eremothecium gossypii ATCC 10895 chromosome II, complete sequence genomic DNA includes:
- the UFD4 gene encoding putative ubiquitin-protein ligase UFD4 (Syntenic homolog of Saccharomyces cerevisiae YKL010C (UFD4)) has protein sequence MNRGDEEYDQDGDYAVSGMEDFGETQLDSQESGDDDSNAEYSYPEEEGDYSNYYNEYGDEDAEEDAEEEEREDTEAVGRGPGGRPDRWVSSLQELLGTLAQGLEARRAGEDGGARRVNLAEVFPEYRQMFGMGGGARGEHGRMQTLVANVVAAAEDPYVAAESLREINEQLLMLNPLAAERVVPQGELLLAIIDVLRDERLQGELQLQLIACRCLYNMFEMNPEMVSSAVEKDVIPTLRKKLAEISYIDLAEQVLETLEYISRLLGKEILESGSLVECLQYVDFFTVHAQRKATTIVANSCARAKACDFKNIEAFFPLLKGVLVNNKDQVILTKMLNALYSICGALGASSRAELESLIDLEIIRRVVGVVSSSDIDLDGKLRSIDILSQLATTSPKIRKQIIDSCDLSSMLWGCFSEYKKNSTSSLHETLMFVPKQLLASISRFLALLLPIEEEQVLSIDHRDDPQAVAISEEYITLVGQLMPFLIEIYLNTVDFDIRRYILISLARIASIMSSNSSYVDKQLIGLLSSSITQNKSAYEQDKGDKLVTGGLLIGLLSVSTIMIAKCSQNVLPALRREGTFEILRSLYSYLQQTHDPKGIDEGSEPFDISEDPDDGDDVTHSTSGISSDEDDYDMEFGEVDVPDQVKPKKIKFAVFRPLTTQYVEKKLWQLCQTLVEGLSSNDESVINELREIEELVSFLHSVDRSEDSPEYWTRTWTAVRDMIFRDNFTISGFEFISTGLSDGICRLIKLHPSKSSSCRTAFIQVFSDRLELLVKTLQSALTKLESFEIIDCGTTESRAASLGKQMKLKLEYIGDLKKDNIPPMMSSLMVNIHCISSYKTLNEFLKHRVAQSRFLNSILPLSNSIAASDDVKTMNFQFQAGDEIISSSETIFGSIFKYMSNAKRSPTQIWSEVQVIKYKRVYEENDDPDITRLYPEHVFDSEELKPIDGILDLLSCCYNIVEDSSLFVNPKLTVKLSRQLEEPLIVASGALPRWALHITRHYFFLFPLDVRMFFLQNTSFGYGRLIQLWKERTENEKYSSSDDQLQQLGRPTRHKLRISRENMFLSALKILSKYGSSPSVLEIEYQDEVGIGMGPTLEFYASVSKEFARKSLGMWHGSSVPGDDFLDGLLFPAPLSPKRNGAKIYELFTHLGTFVARSMLDNRILDFRFNRVFFDLMHTAARREELDFAHPAKLLESLRLIDPQLAKSLAFVREPRNWPDLESMALSFTVPGYDFDLVEGGANTPVTAANAELYVARVLDAFLGSGVRQQLRAFMEGFSRAFPYSSLLVLTPDELSELYGRVEEDWSVETLYSYITADHGYSMDSPTLHDLIAVMAAFDQHHRRLFLQFLTGSPKLPVGGFKNLKPHLTVVLKHPEGDLSPDQYLPSVMTCANYLKLPKYSSREVLRARIVHAIHEGSGAFLLS, from the coding sequence GTGGGGCGCGGGCCGGGCGGAAGGCCCGACCGATGGGTGTCGtcgctgcaggagctgctgggtacgctggcgcaggggctggaggcgcggcgggcgggcgaggacggcggggcgcggcgggTGAACCTGGCGGAGGTGTTTCCGGAGTACCGGCAGATGTTCGGGATGGGCGGGGGCGCGCGTGGCGAACACGGGCGGATGCAGACGCTGGTGGCGAACGtggtggcggcggcagAGGACCCGTACGTGGCCGCGGAGTCGCTGCGGGAGATCaacgagcagctgctgatGCTGAACCCGCTTGCCGCAGAGCGGGTGGTGCCGCAGGGGGAGTTGTTGCTGGCGATCATCGACGTGCTGCGCGACgagcgcctgcagggggagctgcagctgcagctgatTGCGTGCCGGTGTCTGTACAACATGTTCGAGATGAACCCAGAGATGGTGTCGAGCGCGGTGGAGAAGGACGTGATCCCGACGCTGCGGAAGAAGCTGGCGGAGATCAGCTACATCGATCTGGCCGAGCAGGTGCTGGAGACACTGGAGTACATCTCGCGCCTGCTGGGAAAGGAGATCCTGGAGTCGGGCAGTCTGGTGGAGTGCCTGCAGTACGTGGACTTCTTCACGGTGCACGCGCAGCGGAAGGCGACCACGATCGTGGCGAACTCGTGTGCGCGGGCGAAGGCCTGCGACTTCAAGAACATCGAGGCGTTTTTCCCGCTACTCAAGGGCGTGCTGGTCAACAACAAGGACCAGGTGATTCTGACAAAGATGCTGAACGCGCTGTACTCCATCTGCGGTGCGCTCGGCGCGTCCTCGCGTGCGGAGCTGGAGTCGCTCATAGATCTTGAGATCATAAGGCGAGTGGTCGGCGTGGTGTCTTCTTCCGACATAGATCTGGACGGGAAGCTCCGCTCGATCGACATTCTATCGCAGCTGGCCACCACGAGTCCGAAGATACGCAAGCAGATCATCGACTCGTGCGATCTGTCCAGCATGTTGTGGGGCTGTTTCAGTGAGTACAAGAAGAACTCCACCTCGTCTCTGCATGAAACTCTGATGTTTGTTCCGAAACAGCTCTTGGCTAGCATATCTCGCTTCCTGGCATTGCTGCTGCCCATTGAAGAGGAGCAGGTCCTGTCTATAGACCACCGCGATGATCCACAGGCGGTGGCCATATCTGAAGAATACATCACGCTTGTGGGGCAGCTGATGCCTTTTCTCATTGAGATATATTTGAATACTGTGGACTTCGACATCCGTCGGTACATCCTGATCTCTCTAGCTAGAATTGCTTCTATTATGAGTTCCAATTCGTCCTACGTCGACAAGCAGCTAATTGGTCTTCTATCTTCGAGCATTACCCAGAATAAGTCGGCGTACGAGCAGGATAAGGGTGATAAGTTGGTCACGGGGGGGTTGCTCATTGGCTTGTTATCAGTTTCTACCATAATGATCGCCAAGTGCTCCCAAAACGTTCTACCGGCTCTAAGAAGGGAGGGAACATTTGAGATTCTGAGGTCTTTGTATAGCTACTTGCAGCAGACCCATGACCCGAAGGGAATAGATGAAGGCAGTGAGCCGTTTGACATCTCGGAGGACCCTGACGACGGCGATGATGTTACGCATAGTACGAGTGGAATCTCAAGTGATGAAGATGACTACGATATGGAGTTTGGCGAAGTCGATGTGCCAGACCAGGTGAAACCCAAGAAAATTAAATTTGCTGTGTTTCGTCCACTAACAACGCAATACGTTGAAAAGAAGCTGTGGCAGCTGTGCCAGACACTAGTCGAAGGCCTATCTTCTAACGACGAATCGGTCATCAATGAATTGAGGGAAATAGAAGAACTGGTTTCATTTTTGCACTCGGTGGATCGCTCCGAGGACTCTCCCGAATATTGGACACGCACTTGGACTGCTGTTCGAGATATGATCTTCAGAGACAACTTCACCATTTCAGGATTTGAATTTATATCTACTGGTCTTTCTGACGGCATTTGCAGGTTGATCAAATTGCATCCGTCCAAGTCCTCTAGTTGTAGGACTGCATTTATTCAGGTTTTTTCTGATAGACTGGAGTTGTTAGTGAAGACCTTGCAGTCCGCTTTAACCAAACTGGAGTCCTTTGAGATCATTGACTGTGGCACAACCGAAAGTCGCGCAGCGTCGCTGGGCAAGCAGATGAAACTGAAACTAGAATATATTGGTGACTTAAAGAAGGACAATATACCCCCAATGATGTCGTCGCTAATGGTTAACATTCATTGCATCTCGTCTTATAAGACATTGAATGAATTTTTAAAGCACCGGGTAGCGCAATCCCGTTTTTTAAATTCCATATTGCCGCTTTCAAATTCAATTGCCGCTTCGGATGATGTTAAGACAATGAATTTTCAATTCCAGGCTGGCGATGAGATAATAAGCTCATCAGAGACAATTTTCGGCTCTATTTTCAAGTACATGTCTAATGCGAAGAGAAGCCCAACTCAGATTTGGAGTGAAGTACAAGTCATAAAGTACAAAAGGGTATATGAGGAAAATGATGATCCCGACATTACGCGCTTGTATCCTGAACATGTTTTTGACAGCGAAGAACTGAAGCCTATAGACGGTATTCTAGATTTGTTGTCTTGCTGCTATAACATTGTCGAGGACAGCAGTCTTTTCGTTAACCCGAAACTCACCGTTAAGCTTTCCCGGCAATTAGAAGAACCTCTGATTGTCGCAAGCGGGGCCCTGCCTAGGTGGGCGTTGCATATCACGAGGCATTACTTTTTCCTATTCCCGCTGGACGTTAGAATGTTCTTTTTGCAGAACACGTCCTTCGGCTATGGCAGGCTGATTCAACTGTGGAAGGAGCGGACCGAAAACGAGAAGTATTCATCAAGTGATGACCAGCTTCAGCAGCTTGGCCGACCAACAAGACACAAACTCCGTATTTCTAGGGAGAATATGTTTCTGAGCGCATTGAAGATTTTGTCCAAGTATGGATCGAGCCCAAGCGTGCTGGAAATTGAGTACCAAGACGAGGTGGGCATAGGTATGGGACCAACTCTAGAATTCTACGCGTCCGTCTCGAAGGAATTTGCCCGGAAATCCCTGGGTATGTGGCATGGAAGCAGCGTACCAGGCGACGACTTCTTGGACGGCCTGTTGTTCCCTGCCCCCCTTTCTCCAAAGCGGAACGGGGCCAAGATCTACGAGCTCTTCACACACCTAGGCACGTTCGTTGCTCGCTCCATGCTGGACAATCGCATCCTCGACTTCCGCTTTAATAGGGTTTTCTTCGATCTCATGCACACCGCGGCCCGCCGTGAGGAGCTGGACTTCGCGCATCCCGCCAAGCTCCTGGAGTCCCTAAGGCTCATCGACCCCCAGCTTGCCAAATCGCTGGCTTTTGTCCGCGAGCCGCGCAACTGGCCCGATCTGGAGTCGATGGCGCTCTCGTTCACTGTCCCCGGTTACGACTTTGACCTCGTCGAGGGCGGCGCCAACACCCCGGTCACCGCCGCAAACGCAGAACTCTATGTGGCACGGGTGCTCGATGCGTTCCTCGGCTCGGGCGTCAGACAGCAGCTGCGTGCCTTCATGGAGGGCTTCTCGCGCGCCTTCCCATACTCCTCGCTGCTTGTCCTGACCCCTGACGAGCTGTCCGAGCTCTACGGCAGGGTCGAGGAGGACTGGTCCGTCGAGACGCTGTACTCGTACATCACCGCAGACCACGGCTACAGCATGGACTCCCCCACCCTGCACGACCTGATCGCGGTCATGGCCGCCTTCGACCAGCATCACAGGCGCCTCTTCCTGCAGTTCCTCACTGGCTCGCCCAAGCTGCCCGTCGGCGGCTTCAAAAACCTCAAGCCACATCTCACCGTCGTCCTCAAGCACCCCGAGGGCGACCTCTCCCCGGACCAGTACCTGCCCAGTGTCATGACCTGTGCCAACTACCTCAAGCTGCCGAAGTACAGCTCCCGCGAGGTCCTTCGCGCCCGCATCGTCCACGCCATCCACGAGGGCTCGGGCGCGTTCCTGCTCTCCTGA
- the STE20 gene encoding mitogen-activated protein kinase kinase kinase kinase STE20 (Syntenic homolog of Saccharomyces cerevisiae YHL007C (STE20)), which produces MSKVSGANETLQGALAPLSHMGGGGDATLLKDEGQVELPRGPGVLNVQVLPEEGHAHLQDLEGYKSMDPRQSESASTDVSEMLQHTASLDDPIQFTRVSTSSVTSNSSSDPRESGDTQETGSRRGCSTEEQAPAGAERVSGQDQDSWDVEEVVAEPRSGIDVTPVGDVTNSTIRASGRSAESTSHYLDEYSDTRYSSSSPSSGSRKLSTTIITPEKNVVAQALHCYADNYESPLNDLMSSGDERSSSVRETSFENASSDTNANLNGGRASTGESMRSPPPATGLPNGFVHTQASAPALPVLPAKSPFRAVQSPFSGTRKSRNSANLAELSLPRTSTSSASSMEQRKSRGGRMKVVLSSFVQNIRRNSQGEKRRSGTAMKISTPYNATHVHHVGVDSRTGEYTGLPEEWERLLASSGISKKEQQQHPQAVMDIVKFYQDVTGTSGEDKVFKTFNVSSTNACELSSSPSFKTPSLSSITRFEGSHEAYNSAYHSPMLQSPMGFHDPQHDEKFIPSRPAPRPPGGAAPKTDFTSPLAYDSQSATATPKNQRFSNQSSGFFSLARKATLNKNKQQLPPIPSAAAASAPITQPGSTANIPYIKPAENPVSAPSKSIPPSLPAVPTPPPPIEKDPPLRDLEREREREHSSAKQGQLALERKREEKRRRNQKLQAKLAEICSPGDPSKIYRNLVKIGQGASGGVYTAYEIGTNASVAIKQMNLEKQPKKELIINEILVMKGSRHNNIVNFIDSYLLKGDLWVIMEYMEGGSLTDVVTHCILTEGQIAAVSRETLRGLHFLHSKGVIHRDIKSDNILLSMDGNIKLTDFGFCAQINETNLKRTTMVGTPYWMAPEVVSRKEYGPKVDIWSLGIMIIEMIEGEPPYLNETPLRALYLIATNGTPKLKDADSLSPVLKRFLSWCLQVSPNDRATAMELLYDKFIVEVAEANASLAPLVKLARMKKLAEKMDADSDDNRTD; this is translated from the coding sequence ATGTCCAAGGTATCCGGAGCGAACGAAACCCTACAGGgggcgctggcgccgctCTCGCATATGGGCGGGGGCGGGGATGCAACGCTGCTCAAAGACGAGGGGCAGGTGGAGCTGCCGCGAGGGCCGGGAGTGCTCAACGTGCAGGTGTTGCCGGAGGAGGGGCACGCGCACCTGCAGGACCTGGAGGGCTACAAGTCGATGGACCCGCGGCAATCGGAGTCCGCCAGCACGGACGTGAGCGAAATGCTGCAGCACACTGCCTCGCTGGACGACCCCATCCAGTTCACGCGTGTGTCAACGTCCTCGGTGACGAGCAATAGCTCCTCGGACCCGCGGGAGAGCGGCGACACGCAGGAGACAGGCTCGCggcgcggctgcagcaCGGAGGAGCAGGCGCCCGCGGGGGCGGAGCGTGTCTCCGGGCAGGACCAGGACAGCTGGGATGTAGAAGAGGTGGTTGCGGAGCCGCGTAGTGGGATCGATGTCACGCCCGTGGGCGACGTGACCAACTCCACGATCCGCGCATCTGGGCGGTCTGCCGAGTCTACATCGCACTACCTGGATGAGTATTCTGACACCAGGTACAGCTCCTCTTCGCCGAGTAGCGGGAGCCGCAAGCTTTCGACGACGATCATAACGCCCGAAAAGAACGTTGTAGCACAAGCCCTCCATTGTTACGCGGACAACTACGAGTCACCGCTAAACGACCTCATGTCCTCTGGCGACGAGCGGTCCTCATCGGTCCGAGAAACCTCATTTGAGAACGCGAGTTCTGATACCAATGCGAACTTGAACGGCGGACGTGCCTCAACCGGGGAATCCAtgcgctcgccgccgcctgccACGGGACTACCCAATGGATTTGTGCATACACAAGCTTCTGCTCCCGCGCTGCCAGTTTTGCCGGCCAAATCTCCCTTTCGGGCTGTACAGTCTCCTTTTTCCGGCACCAGAAAATCTAGGAATTCAGCTAATCTAGCAGAACTATCTCTTCCGCGTACATCTACTTCTTCTGCATCTAGCATGGAACAAAGAAAGTCGAGAGGTGGGCGCATGAAGGTGGTGCTGTCTTCGTTTGTACAGAATATACGGAGAAATTCTCAAGGCGAGAAACGAAGATCGGGTACTGCTATGAAGATCTCTACCCCATACAACGCGACACATGTCCATCACGTTGGCGTCGACTCGAGAACGGGTGAATATACAGGGTTGCCAGAAGAATGGGAAAGGCTATTAGCATCGAGTGGTATATCCAAAAAAGAACAGCAGCAACATCCTCAAGCAGTGATGGATATTGTAAAGTTTTATCAAGATGTTACAGGAACTAGTGGAGAAGATAAGGTTTTTAAAACATTTAATGTCAGCAGTACCAACGCATGCGAGTTGTCTAGCTCACCTTCCTTCAAGACACCTTCTCTGTCTTCTATTACGAGGTTCGAGGGTAGTCACGAAGCCTATAACAGCGCATACCATTCGCCAATGCTTCAATCACCCATGGGCTTTCATGATCCGCAACACGACGAGAAATTTATTCCGAGTCGTCCTGCACCAAGGCCACCGGGTGGCGCAGCACCAAAAACAGATTTTACATCCCCATTAGCATACGATTCACAGTCAGCCACCGCCACACCGAAGAACCAACGTTTTTCTAACCAATCATCAGGGTTCTTCTCACTTGCACGGAAAGCTACCCTCAATAAGAATAAACAGCAGTTGCCGCCTATCCCGtcggcagctgctgcatcGGCGCCTATTACACAGCCCGGGTCAACAGCTAATATTCCTTACATCAAGCCAGCAGAAAATCCCGTTTCTGCCCCATCAAAATCCATACCCCCTTCTCTTCCTGCTGTTCCGACACCTCCTCCACCGATTGAAAAGGATCCCCCACTAAGGGATCTTGAAAGGGAGCGCGAGAGAGAGCACAGTTCCGCTAAACAAGGGCAACTGGCTCTAGAAAGAAAGAGGGAAGAAAAGAGAAGGAGGAATCAAAAATTACAAGCCAAATTGGCTGAGATATGTTCACCTGGCGATCCAAGCAAAATCTATCGTAATTTGGTGAAGATTGGTCAAGGTGCTTCGGGTGGTGTTTACACTGCATATGAAATTGGGACTAACGCCTCTGTTGCCATTAAACAAATGAATTTGGAGAAACAGCCGAAGAAAGAGCTGATAATTAATGAAATTTTGGTTATGAAAGGTAGTAGGCACAACAATATTGTTAATTTCATCGATTCTTACCTACTGAAAGGGGATTTGTGGGTAATAATGGAGTATATGGAGGGCGGCTCTCTCACTGATGTCGTAACACATTGTATATTGACTGAGGGACAGATAGCCGCAGTATCAAGAGAGACTTTAAGGGGTTTGCATTTCTTGCATTCTAAGGGTGTTATCCATAGGGATATAAAATCGGACAATATATTATTGTCTATGGATGGTAATATTAAGTTGACTGATTTTGGATTCTGTGCTCAGATCAATGAAACTAATTTAAAGAGGACAACAATGGTTGGTACACCGTACTGGATGGCTCCAGAAGTTGTATCGAGAAAGGAGTATGGTCCAAAAGTTGATATCTGGTCACTAGGTATCATGATTATTGAGATGATTGAAGGGGAGCCGCCATATCTAAATGAGACACCTTTGAGGGCTTTGTATTTAATTGCTACAAATGGTACTCCCAAGTTAAAAGATGCTGATAGTCTAAGCCCTGTATTAAAAAGATTTTTAAGTTGGTGTTTACAAGTCAGCCCGAACGATAGAGCAACGGCAATGGAATTACTATACGATAAGTTTATTGTAGAGGTTGCAGAGGCAAATGCTTCTTTAGCGCCGCTAGTTAAACTAGCTAGGATGAAGAAGCTTGCGGAAAAAATGGACGCCGACTCTGACGACAATCGAACTGACTGA
- the MIF2 gene encoding Mif2p (Syntenic homolog of Saccharomyces cerevisiae YKL089W (MIF2)) gives MDYMNLGITSRKTGLRVKQSIRRDEHSMENVDDFFAEDDESTVSSRRQSRRTSLLSDLKPHLSGAGAAHLFLDEDGFRIPSSAPQPRKQAAWSQRRQTETELDEYPPLDPGLPPIEDAFEEEPVAAGKYTGNGTPPYGTKYATRYDIPREEDSDVEESTIRLTPTKPTDDDYRDVPGLVDDNETTRDNTSFNTSEHALLEDEMEDDYEVDSADEEDGEYVDAVSRAEDSSASEHDDSDDSSASDADDAGLSRQNQRSKNGYMGDSDSEVLDSDEEYIQQQAKQLLPSGLDGGRSTGIRRSKRVRVPPLDYWRNEKVVYKRKSDKPVLEIDKIITYDQEEEEDEEEVRPKKKNPKTKARPYNYIPTGRPRGRPRKNAPQPATNNNEPNRDLLLKLENGEISNGEWLKHGILKGTVNISADKKGNEIVAFAPGLSQSEQVQESEDEKFTLAVMFDKYREMFASGMLILPVDGMKSVSDSYNAFITFYVVQGIVEVTLSENKFICTEGSSFQVPAFNTYAFQNAGHNEAKLFFVQVTVPENFDGSNGAAVDLQETSSRRTTGHSLSSSDMSLTTP, from the coding sequence ATGGATTACATGAACCTGGGTATCACATCCAGGAAGACTGGTCTTCGTGTGAAGCAGAGCATCAGGCGGGATGAACACAGTATGGAGAACGTCGATGATTTCTTCGCCGAGGATGATGAGAGCACGGTCAGCTCGCGCAGACAGAGTAGGAGGACGTCGCTGTTGAGCGACCTGAAACCGCATCTTTCCGgggctggcgcggcgcaTTTGTTCCTGGATGAAGACGGCTTTCGGATACCCTCTtcggcgccgcagccgcggaAACAGGCCGCGTGGAGCCAGAGGCGCCAAACGGAGACAGAGCTCGACGAGTACCCCCCCTTGGACCCCGGGCTGCCGCCGATCGAAGATGCGTTTGAGGAAGAACCGGTGGCTGCCGGTAAGTACACAGGGAACGGCACGCCGCCGTACGGTACCAAGTACGCGACCAGGTACGACATCCCGCGCGAGGAAGACTCAGATGTAGAGGAGTCGACAATCAGACTGACGCCCACGAAGCCAACTGACGACGACTATCGGGACGTCCCAGGCCTGGTGGACGATAATGAGACGACCAGGGACAACACCTCCTTCAACACCTCCGAGCATGCGCTGCTAGAAGATGAGATGGAGGATGATTATGAGGTCGACAGCGCAGATGAGGAAGATGGCGAGTACGTAGATGCGGTCTCCAGGGCGGAGGACAGCAGTGCAAGTGAACACGATGACTCCGACGATTCTTCTGCTTCGGATGCAGATGACGCGGGGTTGAGCAGACAGAACCAGCGCAGCAAGAACGGCTACATGGGCGATTCAGATTCAGAGGTGCTAGATTCCGACGAAGAGTATATACAACAGCAGGCGAAACAGCTGCTACCCAGCGGGTTAGACGGCGGAAGGAGCACGGGCATCAGAAGATCTAAGCGTGTACGAGTGCCACCACTCGACTACTGGCGCAATGAAAAGGTTGTTTACAAGAGAAAGTCAGATAAACCAGTCTTAGAAATTGACAAAATCATAACTTATGACCaggaggaagaggaggacgaggaggaggtgCGACCCAAGAAAAAGAATCCCAAGACCAAGGCTCGGCCGTACAACTATATACCGACTGGGCGGCCGAGAGGAAGGCCTCGCAAAAACGCACCGCAGCCTGCCACGAATAATAATGAGCCAAATAGAGACCTCCTGCTGAAGCTCGAAAATGGGGAAATCTCCAATGGAGAATGGCTCAAGCACGGTATTCTAAAGGGCACCGTAAATATCTCTGCAGACAAGAAGGGGAATGAGATCGTTGCATTCGCGCCAGGACTCTCACAGTCCGAGCAGGTCCAGGAATCGGAAGACGAGAAGTTTACTCTTGCAGTAATGTTTGACAAATACAGGGAGATGTTTGCTAGTGGCATGTTGATACTCCCAGTCGATGGCATGAAAAGCGTGAGTGATTCATACAATGCATTCATTACGTTTTACGTTGTCCAAGGAATTGTTGAAGTCACGTTATCGGAAAATAAGTTTATCTGTACAGAAGGTTCTTCGTTCCAGGTTCCAGCTTTCAACACTTACGCTTTCCAGAATGCCGGCCATAATGAAGCAAAACTATTTTTTGTTCAGGTTACTGTACCTGAAAACTTTGATGGTAGCAATGGGGCTGCCGTGGATCTGCAGGAGACTTCCTCTAGAAGAACCACTGGCCACAGTCTATCGTCTAGTGACATGAGTTTAACTACTCCATAG
- the CUE2 gene encoding Cue2p (Syntenic homolog of Saccharomyces cerevisiae YKL090W (CUE2)), with the protein MSPDEAVQFLQELFPDRTASVLAQVLRNANGDVDTACAMLVEREQATAGKAEQGRQWNLASLMEMFPKISSADIEQTYDACDGDTDLAAMSLLNFQGLSGEDARMQAEYERIVRQQPDVAGRPDSWQDLRRKVADIVKYTGVKEGQAKAAFFKNSCNAPAAVADIISSGVARSESTEQQSPVPAAVAVPGGRVQARAGLAHTVTYSSRPRPPAEAHAASDGLAMQRARYVYSPGSPEAIELAELVRANIQLASLSRELLQSALEYYAGDVTRTIETAAFIIGARPALREPKRRPATTRKVSQPRRPKRPAPPELRNSLFSSTEAYNRALELARAVHSSWRIDLHGFLVDDAEALSEYVLASWWQRERELRELHCQRMSQSLALNMPPLTVVTGRGLHSVGGVSRVRVRIQRLLDKQHYVYDEEPSYFIVKGRRPK; encoded by the coding sequence ATGTCTCCGGATGAAGCTGTTCAGTTCCTGCAAGAGCTGTTCCCGGACCGGACTGCGAGCGTACTCGCGCAGGTGCTCCGTAACGCAAACGGAGACGTCGACACTGCGTGCGCCATGCTAGTGGAGCGCGAGCAGGCGACCGCTGGCAAGGCTGAACAGGGCCGACAATGGAATTTGGCATCTCTAATGGAGATGTTCCCTAAAATCTCATCTGCTGACATTGAACAAACGTACGACGCTTGCGATGGGGACACCGACCTTGCGGCGATGAGCCTGTTGAACTTCCAGGGACTGTCAGGCGAAGATGCCAGAATGCAGGCAGAATACGAGCGAATCGTTCGGCAGCAGCCAGACGTAGCCGGGAGACCGGACTCGTGGCAGGACCTGCGCCGGAAGGTAGCGGACATTGTCAAATACACCGGCGTGAAGGAGGGCCAGGCCAAGGCAGCCTTCTTCAAGAACTCGTGCAACGCCCCCGCTGCCGTTGCAGACATCATTTCCTCCGGCGTGGCGCGCAGCGAGAGCACCGAGCAGCAGTCGCCTGTGCCCGCAGCAGTCGCTGTTCCTGGCGGAAGAGTGCAGGCGCGAGCCGGCCTCGCACACACCGTCACCTACTCGAGTCGGCCACGCCCACCCGCGGAAGCCCACGCCGCGAGTGACGGCCTCGCGatgcagcgcgcgcggtACGTGTATTCCCCCGGAAGTCCCGAGGCCATCGAACTCGCCGAGCTTGTCAGGGCCAACATCCAGCTTGCGAGCCTCAGccgcgagctgctgcagtcCGCCCTCGAGTACTATGCCGGGGACGTCACCAGAACTATAGAGACCGCAGCCTTTATAATAGGCGCCCGGCCGGCCCTGCGCGAGCCCAAACGGCGCCCGGCCACCACCCGGAAGGTCTCGCAGCCCCGCAGGCCGAAGCGCCCCGCGCCCCCAGAGCTTCGCAACTCTCTCTTCTCGAGTACGGAGGCGTACAACCGGGCACTGGAACTGGCGCGCGCTGTCCACAGCTCCTGGCGCATCGACCTGCACGGCTTCCTTGTGGACGACGCCGAAGCGCTGTCCGAGTACGTGCTAGCGAGCTGGTGGCAACGCGAACgcgagctgcgcgagctgcaCTGCCAAAGAATGTCCCAAAGCCTCGCACTGAATATGCCGCCGCTGACCGTTGTCACTGGCAGGGGCCTACATAGCGTTGGCGGCGTTTCTCGTGTGCGCGTGCGCATTCAAAGGTTACTTGATAAGCAGCACTATGTATATGACGAAGAGCCATCCTATTTCATTGTAAAGGGTAGGAGGCCAAAGTAA
- a CDS encoding ABR017Cp (NOHBY211; No homolog in Saccharomyces cerevisiae; Syntenic homolog of Kluyveromyces lactis KLLA0B13673g), whose amino-acid sequence MGKKLHLKKAQQHPGEPFFPSELHQFLDRAPRESFLPGVECMLDDKVILVRKFFTAAVCEQLIAHFSRPNVLELFHQRGSRDYAERLNDRASVTDSETALKLWRKLHAVLAQDPHVMQDLRFSGAKGLNPQLRLYRYQKGHHFGKHYDESVSVPGAGRTQWTVLIYLSGGDSLEGGDTVFYKYHERGHEAVHPMPGLALLHKHGDDCLLHEAQMVMRGVKWVLRSDIIF is encoded by the coding sequence ATGGGGAAGAAGCTGCATCTCAAGAAAGCTCAACAGCATCCTGGGGAACCCTTCTTCCCGTCTGAGTTGCACCAGTTCCTTGACAGGGCGCCGCGTGAAAGCTTCTTGCCCGGTGTAGAATGCATGCTGGATGACAAAGTTATACTTGTGCGCAAGTTCTTCACAGCCGCTGTCTGTGagcagctcatcgcgcACTTTTCGCGGCCTAACGTGCTCGAGCTGTTCCACCAACGCGGCTCCCGCGACTACGCCGAGCGGCTGAATGACAGGGCATCCGTTACCGACTCCGAAACCGCACTGAAGCTGTGGCGCAAGTTGCACGCCGTTCTGGCGCAAGATCCGCATGTGATGCAGGACCTCCGCTTTAGTGGAGCGAAGGGCCTGAATCCGCAATTGCGCCTCTACCGTTACCAGAAGGGACATCATTTCGGGAAGCACTACGACGAGTCGGTGTCGGTCCCCGGTGCAGGGCGCACTCAATGGACAGTGCTGATCTACTTATCAGGGGGCGATTCACTGGAGGGCGGAGACACAGTCTTCTACAAGTACCATGAACGGGGTCATGAGGCGGTCCATCCAATGCCTGGTTTGGCTCTACTGCATAAGCACGGCGATGACTGTCTGCTACATGAGGCGCAAATGGTGATGAGGGGTGTGAAGTGGGTTTTGAGAAGCGATATCATCTTTTAA